In one Pempheris klunzingeri isolate RE-2024b chromosome 8, fPemKlu1.hap1, whole genome shotgun sequence genomic region, the following are encoded:
- the otud7b gene encoding OTU domain-containing protein 7B isoform X3, translated as MTADMDTVLSDFVRSTGAEPGLARDLLEGKNWDFTAALSDFEQLRQVHAGNLTYSFAEERPYLPPEKEMARVGRPVLHRQDEVVQATEKRLSRGISHASSTIVSLARSHVSSTGGSSTEPLLDTPLCTFQLPDLTVYRDDFRGFIERDLIEQSMMVALEHAGRLNWWTKVVSNCQSLLPLATSGDGNCLLHAASLGMWGFHDRDLMLRKSLYALMDHGLEREALRRRWRWQQTQQNKESGLVYTEEEWQKEWNELLKLASSEPRIHYSTNGTNGAESSDEPVYESLEEFHVFVLAHVLRRPIVVVADTMLRDSGGEAFAPIPFGGIYLPLEVPAAKCHRSPLVLAYDQAHFSALVSMEQKDSSSSKEQAVVIPLTDSEHKMLPLHFAVDPGKDWEWGKDDTDNVMLASVALSLEAKLQMLHSYMTVTWLPLPCEQAPLAQPESPTASAGEDARTPPDSGESDKESVSSSSNGNGDTTTGSAVNGGGSLAKNSSSSSSSSSSSGSAGAATGTAGKDKTKKEKDKDKDKKRADSVANKLGSFGKSLGSKLKKNVGGLMTGKNAGPGGVKQEGGEKKKGSFRGRKGSKDSSPSAHASEDSGKGSPSSGSERLNGTGSSMSSSGGSSTESDTYKYSADVKVSLGILRAAMQGERKFIFASLLTTSNRQPFQEEMIQRYLTDAEERFRAEQEQQRREAERKGVTNGIQPPKKETVGGTELTYRPYEAKEELSENLSPSFNQLKPSPLSPSMYSGVVPIPRPSFIDQPPAPAPLTQHLHMHGYMDTRRQLAGGSPATSYPGLPSYATLPRHCPTTQGPSLPQYNNSQGPASLSPSRLVPSYPPEFDPPDYPGSETAGGSYTNGFRDMRVNLDSRSGQPPVRHYSLGSAGGLASLQSSRCRTPSCTYYGHPETGNYCSYCYREELKKREPEAAIHRF; from the exons ATGACCGCTGATATGGACACAGTCCTGTCCGACTTTGTCCGTTCCACTGGAGCTGAACCGGGATTGGCCAGAGACCTGCTAGAGG GCAAGAACTGGGATTTCACTGCTGCCCTCAGTGACTTTGAGCAGCTAcgacaggtgcatgctgggaaccTGACATATTCGTTCGCAGAGGAGAGACCATACCTGCCTCCCGAAAAGGAGATGGCCAGGGTGGGACGGCCTGTACTCCACCGCCAAGATGAGGTGGTGCAAG CCACAGAAAAGCGTCTGTCGAGGGGCATTTCCCACGCCAGTTCAACCATCGTGTCCCTGGCCCGCTCTCACGTCTCAAGCACTGGAGGTAGCAGCACTGAGCCGCTTCTGGACACGCCCCTGTGCACTTTCCAACTACCAGACCTCACAGTGTACCGGGATGACTTCCGTGGCTTCATCGAGAGGGACCTCATTGAGCAGTCGATGATGGTGGCCTTGGAGCATGCCG GGCGGCTGAACTGGTGGACGAAAGTGGTTTCAAACTGTCAGAGTCTGCTGCCTCTAGCAACAAGCGGAGATGGAAATTGCCTGTTACACGCGGCCTCGCTCG GTATGTGGGGTTTTCATGACCGGGACCTGATGCTACGGAAGTCCCTGTATGCGCTGATGGATCACGGGTTGGAGAGAGAGGCACTGAGGCGCAGGTGGAGGTGGCAGCAGACCCAGCAGAACAAAGAG TCTGGTCTGGTGTACACGGAGGAGGAGTGGCAGAAAGAGTGGAATGAACTGTTGAAGCTAGCCTCCAGTGAGCCGAGAATACACTACAGCACCAACGGCACCAACGG GGCGGAGTCCTCAGATGAACCGGTTTATGAGAGTTTAGAGGAGTTTCACGTCTTTGTCTTGGCCCACGTCCTCAGAAGGCCCATAGTGGTGGTAGCGGACACCATGCTGAGGGATTCTGGAGGAGAGG CTTTTGCTCCCATCCCGTTCGGAGGCATCTACCTACCGCTGGAAGTGCCAGCTGCCAAGTGCCATCGCTCACCCCTGGTCCTGGCGTACGACCAGGCGCACTTTTCTGCCCTGGTCTCCATGGAGCAGAAGGACAGCTCCAGCTCCAAAGAGCAAG CAGTTGTGATTCCTCTCACTGACTCAGAGCACAAAATGCTGCCTCTGCACTTCGCTGTGGACCCTGGGAAGGATTGGGAGTGGGGCAAGGATGACACAGACAACGTGATGCTGGCAAG TGTGGCTCTGTCTTTGGAGGCCAAGCTCCAGATGTTACACAGCTACATGACGGTCACCTGGCTGCCCCTGCCCTGCGAG CAAGCCCCTCTGGCCCAGCCCGAGTCTCCCACAGCATCAGCAGGAGAGGATGCCCGCACTCCTCCTGACTCAGGAGAGTCAGACAAGGAGTccgtcagcagcagctccaatGGCAACGGAGACACAACCACAGGGTCAGCGGTCAATGGAGGCGGGTCTTTGGCTAAGAACAGCTCCTCTTCGTCGTCTAGCTCCTCCAGCAGTGGATCTGCTGGGGCGGCAACGGGAACAGCGGGGAAGGACAAAACCAAGAAGGAGAAGGACAAGGATAAAGACAAGAAGAGGGCAGACTCTGTGGCCAATAAACTTGGCAGTTTTGGCAAGAGCCTGGGCAGCAAGCTAAAGAAAAACGTGGGCGGACTGATGACAGGAAAGAACGCTGGACCTGGAGGTGTCAAGCAGGAGGgtggggagaagaagaagggctCGTTTAGGGGGAGGAAGGGCAGCAAGGACAGCTCGCCTTCAGCCCACGCCTCAGAGGATTCTGGCAAAGGCTCCCCCTCCTCAGGTAGCGAGCGGCTCAACGGAACAGGGAGCAGTATGAGTAGCAGTGGCGGCAGCAGCACTGAGAGCGATACCTACAAGTACAGTGCTGATGTCAAGGTCAGCCTGGGCATCCTCAGAGCCGCCATGCAAGGTGAGAGGAAGTTCATCTTCGCCAGTCTTCTCACTACCAGCAATCGGCAGCCCTTCCAGGAGGAGATGATCCAGCGCTACCTTACCGATGCAGAGGAGCGCTTTAGGGCCGAGCAGGAGCAACAGCGCCGcgaagcagagaggaagggcGTCACCAATGGCATCCAGCCACCAAAGAAGGAGACAGTTGGTGGTACAGAGCTGACCTACCGGCCCTATGAGGCCAAAGAGGAGCTGTCAGAGAACTTGTCACCTTCCTTCAACCAGCTGAAGCCCTCTCCTCTGAGCCCCTCTATGTACTCTGGTGTTGTTCCCATCCCCCGGCCCTCCTTCATAGACCAGCCTCCTGCCCCAGCACCCCTTACCCAGCACCTTCATATGCATGGCTACATGGATACTCGGCGCCAGCTCGCCGGTGGCTCCCCTGCAACCTCCTACCCCGGCCTCCCCTCTTACGCCACCCTTCCCCGACACTGCCCCACAACGCAGggtccctccctcccccagtaCAATAACTCACAAGGCCCTGCCTCCCTGAGTCCCTCTCGCCTTGTGCCCTCATACCCCCCTGAGTTCGACCCACCAGACTACCCTGGGTCTGAAACCGCTGGTGGGAGTTACACCAACGGCTTCCGGGACATGCGAGTCAACCTAGACTCTCGGAGTGGGCAACCCCCCGTCAGACACTACTCACTGGGCAGCGCCGGCGGTTTGGCCAGCCTGCAGTCCAGCCGCTGTCGGACACCCAGCTGCACCTACTACGGACACCCCGAGACGGGCAACTACTGCTCCTACTGCTACCGGGAAGAGCTTAAAAAGAGGGAGCCAGAAGCAGCCATCCACAGGTTCTGA
- the otud7b gene encoding OTU domain-containing protein 7B isoform X2, producing the protein MTADMDTVLSDFVRSTGAEPGLARDLLEGKNWDFTAALSDFEQLRQVHAGNLTYSFAEERPYLPPEKEMARVGRPVLHRQDEVVQAATEKRLSRGISHASSTIVSLARSHVSSTGGSSTEPLLDTPLCTFQLPDLTVYRDDFRGFIERDLIEQSMMVALEHAGRLNWWTKVVSNCQSLLPLATSGDGNCLLHAASLGMWGFHDRDLMLRKSLYALMDHGLEREALRRRWRWQQTQQNKESGLVYTEEEWQKEWNELLKLASSEPRIHYSTNGTNGAESSDEPVYESLEEFHVFVLAHVLRRPIVVVADTMLRDSGGEAFAPIPFGGIYLPLEVPAAKCHRSPLVLAYDQAHFSALVSMEQKDSSSSKEQVVIPLTDSEHKMLPLHFAVDPGKDWEWGKDDTDNVMLASVALSLEAKLQMLHSYMTVTWLPLPCEQAPLAQPESPTASAGEDARTPPDSGESDKESVSSSSNGNGDTTTGSAVNGGGSLAKNSSSSSSSSSSSGSAGAATGTAGKDKTKKEKDKDKDKKRADSVANKLGSFGKSLGSKLKKNVGGLMTGKNAGPGGVKQEGGEKKKGSFRGRKGSKDSSPSAHASEDSGKGSPSSGSERLNGTGSSMSSSGGSSTESDTYKYSADVKVSLGILRAAMQGERKFIFASLLTTSNRQPFQEEMIQRYLTDAEERFRAEQEQQRREAERKGVTNGIQPPKKETVGGTELTYRPYEAKEELSENLSPSFNQLKPSPLSPSMYSGVVPIPRPSFIDQPPAPAPLTQHLHMHGYMDTRRQLAGGSPATSYPGLPSYATLPRHCPTTQGPSLPQYNNSQGPASLSPSRLVPSYPPEFDPPDYPGSETAGGSYTNGFRDMRVNLDSRSGQPPVRHYSLGSAGGLASLQSSRCRTPSCTYYGHPETGNYCSYCYREELKKREPEAAIHRF; encoded by the exons ATGACCGCTGATATGGACACAGTCCTGTCCGACTTTGTCCGTTCCACTGGAGCTGAACCGGGATTGGCCAGAGACCTGCTAGAGG GCAAGAACTGGGATTTCACTGCTGCCCTCAGTGACTTTGAGCAGCTAcgacaggtgcatgctgggaaccTGACATATTCGTTCGCAGAGGAGAGACCATACCTGCCTCCCGAAAAGGAGATGGCCAGGGTGGGACGGCCTGTACTCCACCGCCAAGATGAGGTGGTGCAAG CAGCCACAGAAAAGCGTCTGTCGAGGGGCATTTCCCACGCCAGTTCAACCATCGTGTCCCTGGCCCGCTCTCACGTCTCAAGCACTGGAGGTAGCAGCACTGAGCCGCTTCTGGACACGCCCCTGTGCACTTTCCAACTACCAGACCTCACAGTGTACCGGGATGACTTCCGTGGCTTCATCGAGAGGGACCTCATTGAGCAGTCGATGATGGTGGCCTTGGAGCATGCCG GGCGGCTGAACTGGTGGACGAAAGTGGTTTCAAACTGTCAGAGTCTGCTGCCTCTAGCAACAAGCGGAGATGGAAATTGCCTGTTACACGCGGCCTCGCTCG GTATGTGGGGTTTTCATGACCGGGACCTGATGCTACGGAAGTCCCTGTATGCGCTGATGGATCACGGGTTGGAGAGAGAGGCACTGAGGCGCAGGTGGAGGTGGCAGCAGACCCAGCAGAACAAAGAG TCTGGTCTGGTGTACACGGAGGAGGAGTGGCAGAAAGAGTGGAATGAACTGTTGAAGCTAGCCTCCAGTGAGCCGAGAATACACTACAGCACCAACGGCACCAACGG GGCGGAGTCCTCAGATGAACCGGTTTATGAGAGTTTAGAGGAGTTTCACGTCTTTGTCTTGGCCCACGTCCTCAGAAGGCCCATAGTGGTGGTAGCGGACACCATGCTGAGGGATTCTGGAGGAGAGG CTTTTGCTCCCATCCCGTTCGGAGGCATCTACCTACCGCTGGAAGTGCCAGCTGCCAAGTGCCATCGCTCACCCCTGGTCCTGGCGTACGACCAGGCGCACTTTTCTGCCCTGGTCTCCATGGAGCAGAAGGACAGCTCCAGCTCCAAAGAGCAAG TTGTGATTCCTCTCACTGACTCAGAGCACAAAATGCTGCCTCTGCACTTCGCTGTGGACCCTGGGAAGGATTGGGAGTGGGGCAAGGATGACACAGACAACGTGATGCTGGCAAG TGTGGCTCTGTCTTTGGAGGCCAAGCTCCAGATGTTACACAGCTACATGACGGTCACCTGGCTGCCCCTGCCCTGCGAG CAAGCCCCTCTGGCCCAGCCCGAGTCTCCCACAGCATCAGCAGGAGAGGATGCCCGCACTCCTCCTGACTCAGGAGAGTCAGACAAGGAGTccgtcagcagcagctccaatGGCAACGGAGACACAACCACAGGGTCAGCGGTCAATGGAGGCGGGTCTTTGGCTAAGAACAGCTCCTCTTCGTCGTCTAGCTCCTCCAGCAGTGGATCTGCTGGGGCGGCAACGGGAACAGCGGGGAAGGACAAAACCAAGAAGGAGAAGGACAAGGATAAAGACAAGAAGAGGGCAGACTCTGTGGCCAATAAACTTGGCAGTTTTGGCAAGAGCCTGGGCAGCAAGCTAAAGAAAAACGTGGGCGGACTGATGACAGGAAAGAACGCTGGACCTGGAGGTGTCAAGCAGGAGGgtggggagaagaagaagggctCGTTTAGGGGGAGGAAGGGCAGCAAGGACAGCTCGCCTTCAGCCCACGCCTCAGAGGATTCTGGCAAAGGCTCCCCCTCCTCAGGTAGCGAGCGGCTCAACGGAACAGGGAGCAGTATGAGTAGCAGTGGCGGCAGCAGCACTGAGAGCGATACCTACAAGTACAGTGCTGATGTCAAGGTCAGCCTGGGCATCCTCAGAGCCGCCATGCAAGGTGAGAGGAAGTTCATCTTCGCCAGTCTTCTCACTACCAGCAATCGGCAGCCCTTCCAGGAGGAGATGATCCAGCGCTACCTTACCGATGCAGAGGAGCGCTTTAGGGCCGAGCAGGAGCAACAGCGCCGcgaagcagagaggaagggcGTCACCAATGGCATCCAGCCACCAAAGAAGGAGACAGTTGGTGGTACAGAGCTGACCTACCGGCCCTATGAGGCCAAAGAGGAGCTGTCAGAGAACTTGTCACCTTCCTTCAACCAGCTGAAGCCCTCTCCTCTGAGCCCCTCTATGTACTCTGGTGTTGTTCCCATCCCCCGGCCCTCCTTCATAGACCAGCCTCCTGCCCCAGCACCCCTTACCCAGCACCTTCATATGCATGGCTACATGGATACTCGGCGCCAGCTCGCCGGTGGCTCCCCTGCAACCTCCTACCCCGGCCTCCCCTCTTACGCCACCCTTCCCCGACACTGCCCCACAACGCAGggtccctccctcccccagtaCAATAACTCACAAGGCCCTGCCTCCCTGAGTCCCTCTCGCCTTGTGCCCTCATACCCCCCTGAGTTCGACCCACCAGACTACCCTGGGTCTGAAACCGCTGGTGGGAGTTACACCAACGGCTTCCGGGACATGCGAGTCAACCTAGACTCTCGGAGTGGGCAACCCCCCGTCAGACACTACTCACTGGGCAGCGCCGGCGGTTTGGCCAGCCTGCAGTCCAGCCGCTGTCGGACACCCAGCTGCACCTACTACGGACACCCCGAGACGGGCAACTACTGCTCCTACTGCTACCGGGAAGAGCTTAAAAAGAGGGAGCCAGAAGCAGCCATCCACAGGTTCTGA
- the otud7b gene encoding OTU domain-containing protein 7B isoform X1: MTADMDTVLSDFVRSTGAEPGLARDLLEGKNWDFTAALSDFEQLRQVHAGNLTYSFAEERPYLPPEKEMARVGRPVLHRQDEVVQAATEKRLSRGISHASSTIVSLARSHVSSTGGSSTEPLLDTPLCTFQLPDLTVYRDDFRGFIERDLIEQSMMVALEHAGRLNWWTKVVSNCQSLLPLATSGDGNCLLHAASLGMWGFHDRDLMLRKSLYALMDHGLEREALRRRWRWQQTQQNKESGLVYTEEEWQKEWNELLKLASSEPRIHYSTNGTNGAESSDEPVYESLEEFHVFVLAHVLRRPIVVVADTMLRDSGGEAFAPIPFGGIYLPLEVPAAKCHRSPLVLAYDQAHFSALVSMEQKDSSSSKEQAVVIPLTDSEHKMLPLHFAVDPGKDWEWGKDDTDNVMLASVALSLEAKLQMLHSYMTVTWLPLPCEQAPLAQPESPTASAGEDARTPPDSGESDKESVSSSSNGNGDTTTGSAVNGGGSLAKNSSSSSSSSSSSGSAGAATGTAGKDKTKKEKDKDKDKKRADSVANKLGSFGKSLGSKLKKNVGGLMTGKNAGPGGVKQEGGEKKKGSFRGRKGSKDSSPSAHASEDSGKGSPSSGSERLNGTGSSMSSSGGSSTESDTYKYSADVKVSLGILRAAMQGERKFIFASLLTTSNRQPFQEEMIQRYLTDAEERFRAEQEQQRREAERKGVTNGIQPPKKETVGGTELTYRPYEAKEELSENLSPSFNQLKPSPLSPSMYSGVVPIPRPSFIDQPPAPAPLTQHLHMHGYMDTRRQLAGGSPATSYPGLPSYATLPRHCPTTQGPSLPQYNNSQGPASLSPSRLVPSYPPEFDPPDYPGSETAGGSYTNGFRDMRVNLDSRSGQPPVRHYSLGSAGGLASLQSSRCRTPSCTYYGHPETGNYCSYCYREELKKREPEAAIHRF; this comes from the exons ATGACCGCTGATATGGACACAGTCCTGTCCGACTTTGTCCGTTCCACTGGAGCTGAACCGGGATTGGCCAGAGACCTGCTAGAGG GCAAGAACTGGGATTTCACTGCTGCCCTCAGTGACTTTGAGCAGCTAcgacaggtgcatgctgggaaccTGACATATTCGTTCGCAGAGGAGAGACCATACCTGCCTCCCGAAAAGGAGATGGCCAGGGTGGGACGGCCTGTACTCCACCGCCAAGATGAGGTGGTGCAAG CAGCCACAGAAAAGCGTCTGTCGAGGGGCATTTCCCACGCCAGTTCAACCATCGTGTCCCTGGCCCGCTCTCACGTCTCAAGCACTGGAGGTAGCAGCACTGAGCCGCTTCTGGACACGCCCCTGTGCACTTTCCAACTACCAGACCTCACAGTGTACCGGGATGACTTCCGTGGCTTCATCGAGAGGGACCTCATTGAGCAGTCGATGATGGTGGCCTTGGAGCATGCCG GGCGGCTGAACTGGTGGACGAAAGTGGTTTCAAACTGTCAGAGTCTGCTGCCTCTAGCAACAAGCGGAGATGGAAATTGCCTGTTACACGCGGCCTCGCTCG GTATGTGGGGTTTTCATGACCGGGACCTGATGCTACGGAAGTCCCTGTATGCGCTGATGGATCACGGGTTGGAGAGAGAGGCACTGAGGCGCAGGTGGAGGTGGCAGCAGACCCAGCAGAACAAAGAG TCTGGTCTGGTGTACACGGAGGAGGAGTGGCAGAAAGAGTGGAATGAACTGTTGAAGCTAGCCTCCAGTGAGCCGAGAATACACTACAGCACCAACGGCACCAACGG GGCGGAGTCCTCAGATGAACCGGTTTATGAGAGTTTAGAGGAGTTTCACGTCTTTGTCTTGGCCCACGTCCTCAGAAGGCCCATAGTGGTGGTAGCGGACACCATGCTGAGGGATTCTGGAGGAGAGG CTTTTGCTCCCATCCCGTTCGGAGGCATCTACCTACCGCTGGAAGTGCCAGCTGCCAAGTGCCATCGCTCACCCCTGGTCCTGGCGTACGACCAGGCGCACTTTTCTGCCCTGGTCTCCATGGAGCAGAAGGACAGCTCCAGCTCCAAAGAGCAAG CAGTTGTGATTCCTCTCACTGACTCAGAGCACAAAATGCTGCCTCTGCACTTCGCTGTGGACCCTGGGAAGGATTGGGAGTGGGGCAAGGATGACACAGACAACGTGATGCTGGCAAG TGTGGCTCTGTCTTTGGAGGCCAAGCTCCAGATGTTACACAGCTACATGACGGTCACCTGGCTGCCCCTGCCCTGCGAG CAAGCCCCTCTGGCCCAGCCCGAGTCTCCCACAGCATCAGCAGGAGAGGATGCCCGCACTCCTCCTGACTCAGGAGAGTCAGACAAGGAGTccgtcagcagcagctccaatGGCAACGGAGACACAACCACAGGGTCAGCGGTCAATGGAGGCGGGTCTTTGGCTAAGAACAGCTCCTCTTCGTCGTCTAGCTCCTCCAGCAGTGGATCTGCTGGGGCGGCAACGGGAACAGCGGGGAAGGACAAAACCAAGAAGGAGAAGGACAAGGATAAAGACAAGAAGAGGGCAGACTCTGTGGCCAATAAACTTGGCAGTTTTGGCAAGAGCCTGGGCAGCAAGCTAAAGAAAAACGTGGGCGGACTGATGACAGGAAAGAACGCTGGACCTGGAGGTGTCAAGCAGGAGGgtggggagaagaagaagggctCGTTTAGGGGGAGGAAGGGCAGCAAGGACAGCTCGCCTTCAGCCCACGCCTCAGAGGATTCTGGCAAAGGCTCCCCCTCCTCAGGTAGCGAGCGGCTCAACGGAACAGGGAGCAGTATGAGTAGCAGTGGCGGCAGCAGCACTGAGAGCGATACCTACAAGTACAGTGCTGATGTCAAGGTCAGCCTGGGCATCCTCAGAGCCGCCATGCAAGGTGAGAGGAAGTTCATCTTCGCCAGTCTTCTCACTACCAGCAATCGGCAGCCCTTCCAGGAGGAGATGATCCAGCGCTACCTTACCGATGCAGAGGAGCGCTTTAGGGCCGAGCAGGAGCAACAGCGCCGcgaagcagagaggaagggcGTCACCAATGGCATCCAGCCACCAAAGAAGGAGACAGTTGGTGGTACAGAGCTGACCTACCGGCCCTATGAGGCCAAAGAGGAGCTGTCAGAGAACTTGTCACCTTCCTTCAACCAGCTGAAGCCCTCTCCTCTGAGCCCCTCTATGTACTCTGGTGTTGTTCCCATCCCCCGGCCCTCCTTCATAGACCAGCCTCCTGCCCCAGCACCCCTTACCCAGCACCTTCATATGCATGGCTACATGGATACTCGGCGCCAGCTCGCCGGTGGCTCCCCTGCAACCTCCTACCCCGGCCTCCCCTCTTACGCCACCCTTCCCCGACACTGCCCCACAACGCAGggtccctccctcccccagtaCAATAACTCACAAGGCCCTGCCTCCCTGAGTCCCTCTCGCCTTGTGCCCTCATACCCCCCTGAGTTCGACCCACCAGACTACCCTGGGTCTGAAACCGCTGGTGGGAGTTACACCAACGGCTTCCGGGACATGCGAGTCAACCTAGACTCTCGGAGTGGGCAACCCCCCGTCAGACACTACTCACTGGGCAGCGCCGGCGGTTTGGCCAGCCTGCAGTCCAGCCGCTGTCGGACACCCAGCTGCACCTACTACGGACACCCCGAGACGGGCAACTACTGCTCCTACTGCTACCGGGAAGAGCTTAAAAAGAGGGAGCCAGAAGCAGCCATCCACAGGTTCTGA